A genomic region of Fusarium falciforme chromosome 4, complete sequence contains the following coding sequences:
- a CDS encoding Carboxylic ester hydrolase, translating into MWQPWAFLVAALLITPSGADRYTPPLGRARNGSYHGIYNQHYGVETFLGIPFAQPPVADLRLRQPQSLNSSWQGVHDATAYGDSCVGYGDDTELVSDGHVSEDCLTLNIIRPAGTIACSNLAVLVWIYGGGFIAGTSRDQRYNMTFIVEHSLRMGRPIMAVSINYRLAGYGFLYSDEIAKAGLANLGLRDQRMALHWIQENIAGFGGDPDKVTIWGESAGAMSVGYQVRAFNGRDDKLFHRAMADSGAIVGLFARTTSEGIANVYKNVTRTVGCDASTDQLQCLRAVPADKFKDAIGASLSVASAYRPLVDGDIVAASGIKQMKEGAFVKVPFIAGDNTDEGTGFSPFGINTEAELRSYLGTYEFSEQDISALRNLYPAGSTDLVLHNLEPWNATIGAQWSRVSSIIGDLMFIAPTYFSTRAWVKASDAPLYHYRYDVTPNGVPNVWSATHFMEVPFFFHNTEGTGFPGKSPPWLGPNPFDNLPQAALTLTDTMCAMLVSFVHTGNPNTFSGTSVQWPRFTAHEKKRILFASNFTTHVETDTTRTRQHEFIVSKFEGPSYPWNQMGLV; encoded by the exons ATGTGGCAACCCTGGGCTTTTTTGGTTGCTGCGCTTCTAATCACACCATCTGGTGCGGACAGATATACCCCACCACTGGGAAGAGCTCGTAACGGATCGTACCATGGCATTTACAATCAACATTACGGCGTGGAAACATTTCTTGGGATCCCGTTTGCCCAGCCTCCGGTGGCCGACTTGCGCCTGCGACAGCCTCAAAGCCTCAATTCCTCTTGGCAGGGCGTGCACGATGCAACCGCGTATGGAGATTCATGTGTTGGGTATGGCGACGACACAGAGCTTGTCTCAGATGGTCATGTTAGTGAGGATTGCCTGACACTCAACATCATCCGCCCTGCTGGAACTATTGCCTGCTCTAACCTGGCGGTGCTTGTATGGATCTACGG AGGCGGATTCATCGCTGGTACAAGCCGTGACCAGCGTTACAACATGACCTTTATTGTTGAACATTCTCTTCGTATGGGGAGGCCGATCATGGCGGTCAGTATCAACTACCGCCTAGCAGGGTATGGCTTTCTCTACTCAGACGAGATTGCCAAAGCCGGGCTTGCCAACCTGGGCTTGAGAGATCAAAG GATGGCTCTCCACTGGATTCAGGAGAACATTGCTGGCTTTGGGGGCGACCCTGACAAAGTCACCATCTGGGGAGAGAGCGC TGGCGCGATGTCAGTGGGCTACCAAGTGCGTGCCTTCAATGGCAGAGATGACAAACTGTTCCATCGTGCCATGGCAGACTCTGGTGCTATCGTGGGGTTATTCGCAAGAACTACCTCAGAAG GAATCGCCAATGTCTACAAGAACGTCACGAGAACAGTCGGCTGCGACGCATCGACCGATCAGTTGCAGTGCCTTCGAGCTGTTCCGGCAGACAAGTTCAAAGATGCCATAGGAGCTTCTTTAAGTGTAGCCTCTGCCTACCGACCGCTAGTTGACGGCGATATTGTCGCAGCATCCGGAATCAAGCAGATGAAAGAGGGTGCTTTTGTCAAAGTGCCATTCATCGCTGGGGACAACACAGACGAGGGAACCGGGTTTTCCCCCTTTGGCATCAACACCGAAGCCGAACTGAGATCATACCTCGGCACGTATGAGTTCTCGGAGCAGGATATTTCAGCTCTCCGAAACTTGTACCCTGCTGGCTCTACAGACCTGGTCCTTCACAACCTGGAGCCCTGGAATGCAACCATTGGAGCACAGTGGTCCCGTGTGTCGTCCATCATTGGTGACTTGATGTTTATCGCGCCCACGTACTTCTCCACCCGAGCCTGGGTCAAGGCCTCGGATGCACCACTCTACCATTATCGATACGATGTAACACCAAATGGGGTCCCCAATGTCTGGTCTGCTACTCATTTCATGGAGGTCCCGTTCTTCTTCCACAATACAGAGGGGACAGGCTTCCCTGGCAAGTCGCCGCCTTGGCTTGGGCCGAATCCCTTCGACAACCTGCCCCAAGCCGCCTTAACATTGACCGACACCATGTGCGCAATGCTGGTATCATTTGTCCACACTGGCAACCCGAACACCTTTTCAG GCACCTCGGTCCAATGGCCGCGCTTTACAGCCcatgagaagaagaggattcTATTTGCTAGCAACTTCACGACACATGTCGAAACTGATACAACCAGGACCCGTCAACATGAGTTTATCGTGAGCAAGTTTGAGGGACCGAGTTACCCTTGGAATCAAATGGGTCTGGTGTAG
- a CDS encoding NmrA domain-containing protein, translating into MIPAYLSPAETFANPLNQSAIMSNIKVAVAGATGETGSSIARGLLASTTNRFQVTALIRPSSLSKPGALELKEMGVKVVGADLTGPAEDLKAILTDMDVVISAVNATAILNEIPLINAAKSAGVGRYVPCFFATVVPPNGILRLRDVKEVVLNHIKKVYLPYTVIDVGWWYQIALPRVPSGRLDKALAMPAEYIPGDGNTPSAMTDVKDIGRYVARIIADPQTLNRMVFAYTELRTTNQVYGIVEKQSGETIERKYMHEDEIKARAAAAQLSNTIPGSLENVSESQFQYWNSWGIRGDNTPEFAKYLGYLLAKDLYPDLEGRTFEAYVKDALDGKEQAAWQQAGAIYTRNTTTVDEK; encoded by the exons ATGATCCCCGCATACCTTTCTCCAGCAGAAACATTCGCAAATCCACTCAACCAATCAGCCATCATGAGCAACATCAAAGTTGCCGTAGCCGGCGCAACAGGCGAGACTGGCTCATCCATTGCCCGAGGATTGCTTGCATCGACCACAAACAGATTT CAAGTTACCGCTCTTATTAGGCCATCGTCGCTCTCCAAGCCAGGGGCTCTTGAGCTGAAAGAGATGGGTGTCAAGGTCGTAGGAGCGGACCTCACCGGACCTGCGGAAGATCTCAAGGCCATCCTAACGGATATGGACGTGGTAATCTCGGCTGTCAACGCAACCGCCATCTTGAATGAGATACCACTTATCAATGCGGCGAAATCCGCCGGCGTGGGACGTTATGTCCCTTGCTTCTTCGCCACCGTTGTCCCGCCAAACGGAATTCTGAGACTCAGGGATGTG AAAGAAGTGGTGTTGAATCATATCAAAAAGGTATATCTGCCCTACACCGTCATTGATGTTGGCTGGTGGTACCAAATTGCACTCCCTCGGGTGCCATCTGGACGCCTTGATAAGGCGCTCGCGATGCCCGCAGAGTATATTCCTGGTGATGGAAATACTCCATCTGCTATGACAGATGTGAAGGATATTGGCCGCTATGTAGCTCGCATTATTGCTGATCCGCAAACTCTGAACCGGATGGTATTTGCATATACCGAGCTGCGCACGACGAATCAGGTTTATGGCATAGTGGAGAAGCAGAGTGGCGAGACGATTGAGCGAAAATAC ATGCACGAAGATGAGATCAAAGCCAGAGCCGCTGCGGCGCAACTGTCCAACACCATCCCAGGATCTCTCGAGAATGTCTCGGAATCGCAGTTTCAGTATTGGAACAGCTGGGGTATCCGCGGTGATAACACCCCCGAATTTGCCAAGTATCTTGGATACCTCCTAGCCAAAGACTTATATCCGGACCTTGAGGGCCGCACTTTTGAGGCTTACGTGAAGGATGCGTTAGATGGAAAAGAACAGGCTGCTTGGCAGCAGGCAGGGGCCATTTACACCAGaaacaccaccaccgtcgACGAGAAGTGA
- a CDS encoding NmrA domain-containing protein — MSSTVAVAGGTGGLGRALIEAILADGKFDVVILARKYDEEKEKQIGARILQVDYTNIEALTKVLEDLSTEPEFNLIAAADKSTPTKRYVGNVWGVDYTDEFVNRSPLFQAKHAVTDALDSTSLEHTVWYTGYFADYYLMPHAKSYLNMMTAVVDMANNTAAIPGSGNVPVVFTYTQDVARYVAASLTLPRWSSRTWLVGDKVTWNEVVALAESAKGVKFNVTYDSVETMKAGRVTALPSHLQMRAFIPQEVLEGILSLYGLLFEAGVFDLNPEHTIRQDFPEIKVKTFKELITEAWGRKS; from the exons ATGTCTTCTACCGTGGCGGTGGCCGGTGGCACCGGTGGTCTGGGCCGGGCACTCATCGAGGCTATACTTGCAGATGGAAAGTTTGATGTTGTCATTCTGGCCAGAAAG TACGAcgaagaaaaggaaaagcaGATTGGAGCTCGTATCCTTCAGGTTGACTACACCAACATTGAAGCCCTGACCAAGGTCCTGGAGGACCT CTCTACTGAGCCAGAGTTCAACCTCATTGCGGCTGCTGATAAATCTACCCCCACGAAGCGTTACGTTGGAAACGTCTGGGGAGTGGACTACACGGATGA GTTCGTGAACAGGTCTCCTCTCTTCCAAGCCAAACATGCTGTCACAGACGCATTGGACTCTACCAGTCTTGAACATACTGTCTGGTATACAGGCTACTTTGCCGACTACTATCTGATGCCTCACGCCAAGTCATATCTCAATATGATGACTGCGGTGGTCGACATGGCAAACAATACTGCCGCGATCCCCGGGTCCGGCAATGTTCCTGTGGTGTTTACTTACACCCAAGACGTTGCCAGATATGTCGCTGCTTCCCTCACACTTCCACGATGGTCATCGCGCACTTGGCTCGTAGGTGACAAGGTGACCTGGAATGAGGTTGTAGCCCTCGCAGAGAGCGCCAAGGGGGTCAAGTTCAACGTCACCTACGATTCAGTGGAGACGATGAAGGCCGGGAGAGTCACCGCCCTGCCAAGCCACCTGCAAATGAGAGCCTTCATACCCCAGGAAGTTTTGGAAGGCATCCTCTCGCTATACGGACTCTTGTTTGAAGCTGGCGTGTTCGATTTGAACCCTGAGCACACTATCAGGCAGGATTTTCCAGAGATCAAGGTGAAGACGTTCAAGGAACTGATCACGGAAGCGTGGGGTAGGAAATCATAG
- a CDS encoding MOSC domain-containing protein translates to MSMRVEAIYTYPIKSLRGVSLSSINAKPTGFAYDRHFMLWDVNKKENLHIGLRPALCLFATRLTPEDGPRSIEVEYGLNHVFDQPSEHVDPSPLSVPLEPDVKKLPRVTVTMHFSPCSAYDMGSKYNDWFTHRLGYPVKLLYIGDHRRKVLGNMGQGVVYRTTKPVHISLAVIPVALTLGYSFYSKGKAGSTPSAITGILILASFVVLVHQLRRWICTAGPLITFADLAAYLIISTKSYQDVNERLPDDEEMDITKFRANIVVSGANEAYEEDFWSQLRIGGNTTMKLTQNCARCSSLNVDYATGKTGKTEAGKVLKKLSKDRRVDPGTKWSPIFGRYGFLASASTKAEVVVISVGDEVEVTGRNLERTITEYPKS, encoded by the exons ATGTCCATGCGTGTTGAGGCG ATTTATACGTATCCGATCAAATCTCTTAGAGGGGTATCACTCTCTTCAATAAATGCCAAACCCACTGGATTCGCATACGACCGCCACTTCATGCTCTGGGATgtcaacaagaaggagaaccTCCACATTGGACTTCGTCCCGCCCTCTGCCTCTTCGCTACCCGACTGACCCCTGAGGATGGCCCCCGAAGCATAGAGGTTGAATATGGTCTAAATCATGTCTTTGACCAACCCTCTGAGCATGTTGACCCGTCTCCCCTATCAGTACCCCTGGAGCCGGATGTCAAGAAGTTGCCGCGAGTCACTGTGACGATGCACTTCAGTCCGTGCTCAGCATACGATATGGGAAGCAAGTATAACGACTGGTTCACCCATCGACTGGGATACCCTGTTAAACTGCTCTACATAGGAGACCATCGCAGGAAGGTCTTGGGGAACATGGGTCAAGGAGTAGTCTACAGGACGACCAAACCGGTTCATATCTCGCTGGCCGTCATTCCAGTGGCCCTGACGCTTGGGTACTCTTTCTATTCCAAGGGCAAAGCAGGCAGTACCCCTTCAGCAATCACAGGCATCCTGATTCTTGCCAGTTTCGTCGTCCTCGTGCACCAACTAAGACGCTGGATATGCACAGCAGGGCCATTAATCACATTCGCGGACCTTGCTGCATATCTCATCATCAGTACCAAGAGCTATCAGGACGTCAATGAAAGGTTgcccgacgatgaggagatggACATCACCAAGTTCCGAGCCAACATCGTTGTGTCGGGAGCCAACGAAGCCTACGAAGAAGACTTTTGGTCTCAACTGCGAATTGGCGGCAACACCACCATGAAACTGACCCAAAACTGCGCCAGGTGCAGCAGTCTCAACGTTGACTACGCCACGGGCAAGACTGGCAAGACTGAAGCCGGCAAGGTCTTGAAGAAACTAAGTAAAGACAGGAGGGTTGATCCGGGAACGAAGTGGAGCCCGATCTTTGGGAGATATGGGTTTCTCGCGTCGGCCTCGACGAAAGCTGAAGTGGTTGTCATCAGTGTTGgggacgaggttgaggtgACGGGGCGCAATTTGGAACGCACCATCACAG AGTATCCCAAGTCTTAA
- a CDS encoding Peptidase-M24 domain-containing protein, translating to MIYDSSERAVQLLSAQKKAFEMFDEIERGLIRPGISEKALNSEIYQLGATRYGIETHWHKRLVRSGPNALRPFQENPPDRVIGEDDILVVDLGPVFESWEADFGRTYVLGNDPHKKKIRDALEPIWNKVRGQFLENPDMTGEELYDIAVRTAEEDGWSFGADVAGHLVGSFPHEPIPRDKTTLYILKGKKVPMSTLGKDGKKRHWILEIHLRDHERGLAAFYEQLLTA from the coding sequence ATGATATACGACAGCAGTGAGCGGGCCGTGCAGCTTCTCTCGGCACAGAAGAAGGCTTTTGAAATGTTTGACGAGATCGAACGAGGCCTTATTCGACCCGGGATCAGCGAAAAAGCACTCAACAGCGAGATTTACCAGCTTGGCGCGACACGGTACGGCATTGAAACCCACTGGCACAAGCGACTTGTCAGGAGCGGACCCAATGCACTCCGGCCTTTCCAAGAGAACCCCCCTGACCGCGTCATTGGCGAGGATGATATCCTTGTGGTAGACCTTGGCCCGGTCTTTGAATCATGGGAGGCTGATTTCGGGAGAACCTATGTTCTTGGAAACGACCCTCATAAGAAGAAGATCCGAGATGCTCTTGAGCCTATCTGGAACAAAGTGAGAGGCCAGTTCTTGGAAAATCCCGACATGACAGGCGAGGAGCTCTACGATATCGCTGTTCGGACTGCGGAGGAAGACGGGTGGTCATTTGGCGCAGACGTGGCTGGTCACCTCGTTGGATCCTTTCCCCATGAGCCTATTCCTCGCGACAAGACGACGCTCTACATACTCAAGGGGAAGAAGGTACCCATGAGCACCCTGGGCAAGGATGGAAAGAAGAGACATTGGATTTTGGAGATTCATTTGCGAGATCACGAACGAGGGCTGGCAGCATTCTACGAGCAGCTCTTGACTGCCTGA
- a CDS encoding Aldehyde dehydrogenase, protein MAANIFTNLTTPNGIRYRQPLGLFINNEFIESKSGETFPTIDPATETEIARVHAAGVNDVEYAVHAARQAFEGAWSDVTGQDRSRLLYKLADLVEENAQVLAAIESWDNGKPYSTALLEDIPEVVDVFRYYAGWADKSYGQVIQTRGTQLNYTIPEPLGVCGQIIPWNYPIVMASWKVAPALAAGNTVVLKVSEQTPLSALFFASLVAPAGFPPGVINIINGFGAVAGSALASHSDVDKIAFTGSTQTGKEIMKLASSNLKSVTLETGGKSPLIIFNDADLHAAVAAAYPGIMANAGQNCTANSRLLVQEEVYDRFLKLFKAKAVSDAKIGDPFAEDTSQGPQVTQAQFNRILSYVQSGKDEGAKLVHGGKAYKNLNGKGFYLEPTIFTHVTPHMRIYREEIFGPFVVILPFKSEAEAVKMANDTEFGLAAAVFTRDISRAHRITRKIKAGTVWINNSQTVDPRIPFGGFKQSGIGQEQGEAGIKAYTNYKTVVVDLAPSTHSQASLEPRL, encoded by the exons ATGGCTGCCAATATCTTTACGAATCTGACAACACCCAACGGGATCCGATACCGACAGCCGTTAGgtctcttcatcaacaacgagTTCATTGAGTCCAAGTCGGGTGAAACGTTTCCTACAATTGACCCCGC CACCGAAACAGAGATTGCCCGTGTGCATGCGGCCGGTGTCAACGATGTCGAATATGCAGTACACGCCGCCCGCCAGGCCTTCGAGGGGGCCTGGTCTGATGTTACAGGGCAGGATAGAAGCCGACTGTTGTACAAGTTGGCCGATCTCGTAGAGGAGAATGCGCAGGTGCTTGCTGCGATCGAGTCTTGGGACAATG GCAAGCCATACTCCACGGCCCTTCTAGAAGACATCCCAGAGGTAGTTGACGTGTTTCGATACTATGCCGGCTGGGCAGACAAAAGCTACGGCCAAG TGATTCAGACGAGAGGGACCCAACTCAACTACACTATACCGGAACCACTCGGTGTCTGCGGACAAATTATTCCATGGAACTACCCCATCGTCATGGCCTCCTGGAAGGTAGCCCCAGCTCTTGCTGCTGGAAACACGGTTGTTCTCAAGGTCTCAGAGCAAACTCCTCTATcagccctcttcttcgccaGCCTAGTCGCACCGGCTGGCTTCCCACCCGgtgtcatcaacatcatcaacggCTTTGGAGCTGTTGCTGGCTCTGCTCTTGCATCTCATTCCGACGTGGATAAGATTGCCTTTACGGGCTCTACCCAGACAGGAAAGGAGATAATGAAGTTGGCATCGTCGAACCTGAAAAGCGTCACTTTGGAGACGGGAGGCAAATCCCCTCTGATTATCTTCAACGATGCCGACTTGCATGCTGCAGTTGCTGCCGCGTATCCGGGGATAATGGCTAACGCCGGGCAGAACTGTACTGCCAACAGTCGCTTGCTGGTCCAAGAAGAGGTGTATGACCGCTTTCTTAAACTGTTCAAAGCCAAGGCAGTTTCAGACGCCAAGATTGGGGACCCTTTTGCTGAGGACACCTCCCAAGGTCCTCAGGTTACACAGGCACAGTTCAACCGCATCCTCTCCTACGTTCAGTCCGGAAAAGACGAGGGTGCCAAGCTTGTGCATGGAGGTAAAGCATACAAGAACCTGAACGGCAAGGGCTTTTACTTGGAACCAACCATTTTTACCCATGTGACGCCTCACATGCGGATCTACAGGGAGGAGATCTTCGGACCATTTGTCGTCATCTTGCCGTTCAAGTCGGAGGCTGAAGCGGTCAAGATGGCCAATGACACCGAGTTTGGACTGGCGGCGGCAGTTTTCACGCGCGATATTTCCCGGGCGCATCGCATCACACGAAAGATCAAGGCTGGCA CCGTATGGATTAATAACAGTCAAACCGTAGATCCCCGAATTCCCTTTGGCGGTTTCAAGCAGTCGGGAATTGGTCAGGAACAGGGAGAGGCCGGTATCAAGGCGTATACCAATTATAAGACAGTGGTCGTCGATTTGGCTCCCAGCACGCACAGTCAGGCTTCATTGGAACCCAGGCTGTGA
- a CDS encoding Zn(2)-C6 fungal-type domain-containing protein, with protein MKPSYRVRFASENKFQSRVKNHPPAPTSTGTGGSPNEAQVFSPAAARKPKSRSGCKECKLRRVKCDEKYPVCSHCQRRGSVCLSATPSTKWQVEMPWMITRPLAEPWMGIVNPKKKLLQYWLEKTSRIMTVCPENNPLSYPLLEHLLSTPSLLHAVQSVSAGQEHFFQSKELTTCLQERGLAIQALRHEMQDAANLKPASLLTVFLQGVSWSWTEDHPNNYGKEHLQAARSLLEKMLEDPEKRRDPLVQFMLGWYLYWDMSCAFIAAPQDLAPLNTAQVFDAIQATRSSFHPMIGFSSELLYLIACLGRHCRQVLETDARDPVLEATFEGQLLAWEPEHDDQDLFDMSIGYRNHGLIMLYNICGVPFQVDDVTSSEDPSDMVEDSQARIRPLVMDSLERLFKTPVDAPCFSFHSAPLLTAAAELTKEDVELRTAAVERFKAIYSTNRVAVNMWAIELLQELWDLHDCGITITWLELLITKKWTLTFA; from the coding sequence ATGAAGCCCTCTTATCGCGTGCGGTTCGCTTCCGAGAACAAGTTCCAGTCCCGGGTCAAGAACCATCCTCCAGCACCGACAAGCACCGGCACGGGCGGCAGCCCGAATGAGGCTCAGGTGTTTAGCCCTGCAGCAGCTCGCAAACCAAAAAGCAGATCTGGATGCAAAGAATGCAAACTTCGCCGGGTCAAATGCGACGAGAAATACCCAGTTTGCAGTCACTGTCAAAGGCGCGGTTCGGTGTGCCTCTCTGCCACGCCGTCCACCAAATGGCAGGTTGAGATGCCGTGGATGATCACCAGGCCTCTCGCCGAGCCGTGGATGGGCATTGTCAACCCCAAAAAGAAGCTTCTGCAGTACTGGCTCGAAAAGACCAGCCGGATAATGACTGTGTGCCCCGAGAACAACCCCCTGTCCTACCCCTTGCTCGAGCATCTCTTGTCCACTCCGTCGCTGCTGCATGCTGTGCAGAGCGTGAGCGCAGGACAGGAGCACTTCTTCCAATCGAAAGAGCTTACCACCTGCCTACAAGAGCGCGGCTTGGCTATCCAGGCCCTGCGACATGAGATGCAGGACGCTGCCAACCTCAAGCCTGCCTCCCTACTCACCGTTTTCCTGCAGGGCGTTTCATGGTCGTGGACAGAGGACCACCCGAACAATTATGGCAAAGAGCACCTCCAAGCCGCCCGTAGCTTGCTGGAGAAAATGCTCGAGGACCCAGAGAAGCGACGAGACCCATTGGTCCAGTTCATGCTCGGCTGGTACCTGTACTGGGACATGTCATGCGCCTTCATCGCCGCGCCCCAGGATCTCGCTCCCCTCAACACGGCGCAGGTGTTTGATGCCATCCAGGCCACCCGCAGCTCATTCCACCCTATGAttggcttctcctcggaACTTCTGTATCTAATCGCATGCCTCGGTCGGCATTGCCGCCAGGTGCTGGAAACCGATGCTAGGGACCCGGTCCTAGAGGCAACTTTCGAGGGCCAACTTTTGGCATGGGAACCAGAACATGATGATCAGGACCTTTTCGACATGAGTATTGGGTACCGTAACCACGGGCTCATCATGCTGTACAACATCTGCGGCGTGCCTTTCCAGGTTGACGACGTCACCTCGAGCGAAGACCCCTCGGACATGGTTGAAGACTCCCAGGCCCGGATAAGACCGCTGGTTATGGACTCTTTGGAGCGTTTATTCAAGACGCCAGTCGACGCACCTTGCTTCAGCTTCCACTCAGCACCCCTCCTCACTGCTGCCGCTGAGCTCACAAAAGAGGACGTCGAATTGCGCACCGCGGCCGTTGAGCGATTCAAGGCCATATACTCGACCAACAGAGTAGCTGTCAACATGTGGGCTATCGAACTTCTGCAAGAGCTCTGGGATCTCCATGACTGtggcatcaccatcacttGGCTGGAGTTGCTGATAACCAAGAAATGGACCTTGACTTTTGCTTAG
- a CDS encoding GMC-OxRdtase-N domain-containing protein codes for MTTVESLRRNQTAFDYVIVGGGTAGCVVASRLAAEIPTASILLIEGGESDVGKDNLHDLKLQVNSWGGDHDYCWSSVPQPKGNGFIQHSRGKILGGCSNINGCISFRPLEYDIRKWQEAGAHGWTFGEMVRLVDKLRVTVNSIEPKYHNPVDLALVEAAQKAFGIPRTGSFNKDVVHTGKITPSAGHLAIAHNPDNGYRSSASIAYIHPILSGEEKRPNLTILTSAWVHRVNFIDNVASGVSLTLKSGLPITVRSDVETILCAGAFDSPRLLLLSGIGPRDQLESFDIPVVAHVPGVGENLMDHTETVMMWEMKAPVPPESVIYSDVCFFLRREAQNSQGDDGDIMDSMFHVFGIGFDDNTARHGYHAPENAYCLIPNLPRPRSRGRIFLQSSDPKVRPAIDFRYLTDPEDYDLKTILFELRAGRKLAATAPFRDLIKREVAPGPDVQTEEQLIDYARKTHGTVFHPCGTAKMGDTSKDSMAVVDPQLRVRGVKKLRVVDASVFPLIPSVNPMLTVYAVAEKGAEMIIKDYSSSHIRPRI; via the exons ATGACTACCGTGGAAAGCCTCAGACGCAACCAGACCGCCTTCGACTATGTCATCGTAGGAGGCGGCACGGCTGGCTGTGTTGTCGCGAGCCGACTAGCTGCAGAGATCCCAACTGCCAGCATTTTGCTCATCGAGGGGGGCGAGAGCGACGTCGGCAAAGACAACCTCCACGATCTCAAGCTGCAGGTCAATTCTTGGGGAGGCGACCATGATTACTGCTGGAGCTCAGTTCCTCAGCCCAAGG GCAATGGCTTCATTCAGCACTCTCGCGGCAAGATCCTCGGGGGTTGTTCCAACATCAACGGCTGCATCTCGTTCCGACCTCTCGAGTATGACATTCGAAAATGGCAGGAAGCCGGCGCTCATGGATGGACCTTTGGCGAGATGGTGAGACTCGTGGACAAGCTCCGCGTCACGGTCAATAGCATCGAGCCCAAGTACCACAATCCTGTCGACCTAGCCCTGGTGGAGGCGGCTCAAAAAGCCTTTGGCATCCCCAGGACGGGCTCGTTCAACAAAGACGTTGTGCACACGGGCAAGATTACGCCATCAGCTGGCCACTTGGCCATAGCCCACAATCCTGACAATGGCTATCGCAGCAGTGCAAGCATCGCCTACATACACCCAATCCTAAGcggggaggagaagaggcccAACCTGACCATACTCACGAGCGCCTGGGTCCATCGCGTCAACTTTATCGACAATGTCGCCTCCGGGGTCAGCCTGACTCTCAAGTCAGGCCTCCCCATCACTGTCAGGTCAGACGTCGAAACCATCCTCTGCGCGGGAGCCTTCGATTCGCCCCGGCTATTGCTTCTCTCCGGCATCGGGCCACGGGACCAGCTTGAAAGCTTCGACATTCCTGTAGTCGCTCATGTTCCAGGAGTGGGCGAGAACCTGATGGATCATACAGAGACGGTCATGATGTGGGAGATGAAGGCACCCGTTCCGCCAGAGTCGGTCATTTACTCGGACGTGTGCTTCTTCCTACGTCGGGAGGCACAGAACTCGCAGGGGGATGATGGGGACATCATGGACTCCATGTTCCACGTCTTTGGCATCGGATTCGACGATAACACGGCTCGCCATGGGTATCATGCCCCCGAGAACGCCTACTGTCTGATTCCGAATCTTCCAAGGCCGCGTTCCCGAGGCCGCATCTTCCTACAGTCATCTGACCCCAAGGTTCGCCCGGCTATCGATTTTCGGTATTTGACCGACCCCGAGGACTACGACCTGAAGACGATCCTCTTCGAGCTCCGGGCCGGTCGCAAGCTGGCTGCAACTGCCCCCTTTCGAGACCTCATCAAGCGAGAAGTTGCACCAGGCCCGGACGTCCAGACAGAGGAGCAGCTCATCGACTACGCCCGCAAAACTCATGGCACAGTATTTCACCCCTGTGGAACGGCTAAAATGGGAGACACGAGCAAGGATAGCATGGCCGTCGTTGATCCTCAGCTTCGTGTCCGTGGAGTCAAGAAGCTGCGCGTTGTGGATGCCAGTGTCTTCCCACTCATCCCATCTGTCAACCCTATGCTGACTGTCTACGCCGTTGCTGAGAAGGGCGCCGAGATGATCATCAAGGATTATTCTTCGTCCCATATCAGGCCTAGGATTTAA